TGTCCAGATTCTAGGTTCTGCCGCCGGCGGTGGTTTCCCACAGTGGAATTGCAACTGCGTGAACTGCGCAGGTTTTCGTGACGGCAGCCTGCGGGCGCAGGCGCGTACCCAGTCGTCCATCGCGATCTCCGACGACGGCGTGAATTGGGTGCTGTGCAACGCCTCCCCGGATATTCGCGCGCAACTGCAAGCGTTTGCGCCGATGCAACCCGGCCGTGCGCTGCGCGATACCGGCATCGGCGCGATCATCCTGATGGACAGCCAGATCGACCACACCACCGGCCTGTTGAGCCTGCGCGAAGGCTGCCCGCACCAGGTGTGGTGCACCGACATGGTCCATGAAGACCTGAGCACCGGTTTCCCGCTGTTCACCATGCTCACTCACTGGAACGGCGGCCTGGCCTGGAACCGCATCGAGCTGGACGCCAGCTTCAGCATCCCCGCCTGCCCGAACCTGCGTTTCACCCCGCTACCGCTGCGCAGCGCCGCACCGCCCTACTCGCCGCACCGCTTCGACCCGCACCCGGGCGACAATATCGGCCTGATCGTCGAAGACCTGCGCACCGGCGGCAAACTGTTCTATGCCCCGGGGCTGGGCAAGGTCGACGCGCCATTGCTGGAGATCATGGCCGGCAGCGACTGCCTGCTGGTGGACGGCACGATGTGGGACGACGATGAAATGCAGCGCCGGGGCGTCGGCACCCGCACCGGGCGCGAGATGGGCCACCTGGCGCAGAACGGCCCCGGCGGCATGCTCGAAGTGCTTGAGCAGCTACCGGCGCAACGCAAGGTGCTTATCCACATCAACAACACCAACCCGATCCTCGATGAAGACTCCCCCGAGCGGGCAGAGCTGGCGCGGCGCAATGTCGAAGTGGCTTACGACGGCATGAGCATTGAACTGTAGGAGCAACGCAAATGACTGACACACCGCTGACGCCCGCCGAGTTCGAAGCGGCCTTGCGGGCCAAGGGCGCCTTCTACCATATTCACCACCCGTACCACGTGGCGATGTATGAAGGCCGCGCCAGCCGCGAACAGATCCAGGGCTGGGTCGCCAACCGCTTCTACTATCAGGTAAACATTCCCCTGAAAGACGCCGCGATCCTGGCCAACTGCCCGGACCGCGAGATCCGTCGCGAATGGATCCAGCGCCTGCTCGACCATGACGGCGCGCCCGGAGAAGACGGCGGCATCGAAGCCTGGTTGCGCCTGGGCCAGGCCGTCGGTCTCGACCCGGACCAACTGCGCTCCCAGGAACTGGTGCTGCCCGGCGTGCGTTTTGCGGTGGATGCCTACGTCAACTTTGCCCGTCGCGCCAGTTGGCAGGAAGCTGCCAGCAGTTCGCTGACCGAGCTGTTCGCGCCGCAGATCCACCAATCGCGCCTCGACAGCTGGCCACAGCATTACCCGTGGATCGACCCGACCGGCTACGAGTACTTTCGCACCCGCCTGGGCCAGGCCCGTCGCGATGTTGAACACGGCTTGGCGATCACCCTGCAGCACTACACCACCCGTGAAGGCCAGGACCGCATGCTGGAAATTCTCCAGTTCAAACTGGACATCCTGTGGAGCATGCTCGACGCCATGAGCATGGCCTATGAACTCAAACGCCCGCCCTATCACAGCGTGACCGAGCAGCGGGTCTGGCATAAAGGGATCGCCCTATGAGCTTTGATCGCAGCAAAATACCGACCTGGCGCCAGGGCTATCGTTACCAGTACGAGCCGGCGCAAAAAGGCCATGTATTGCTCTACCCCGAAGGCATGATCAAGCTCAACGACAGTGCCGCGTTGATCGGCGGCTTGATCGATGGCGAGCGCGACGTAGCGGCGATCATCGCCAAACTGGACCAACAATTTCCTGGTGTGTCTGAGCTCGGTGACGACATCGAGCAATTCATGGAGGTCGCCCGTGCTGAGCACTGGATTACCCTTGCCTGAAAAGCCAGCCATCGGCCTGCCCTTGTGGCTGTTGGCCGAGCTGACCTACCGCTGCCCGTTGCAGTGCCCTTACTGCTCCAACCCGCTGGATTTCGCCGAGCAGGGCAAAGAGCTGAGCACCGAGCAGTGGATCAAGGTGTTTCGTGAAGCCCGCGAAATGGGCGCCGCGCAGTTGGGTTTTTCCGGCGGTGAACCGCTGGTGCGCCAGGACCTCGCGGAGTTGATCGCCGAGGCGCGCAAGCTGGGCTTCTACACCAACCTGATCACCTCCGGCATCGGCCTGACCGAGCAGAAAATCAGCGACTTCAAGAAGGCCGGCCTGGACCATATCCAGATCAGCTTCCAGGCCAGCGACGAGCAGGTGAACAACCTGCTGGCCGGCTCGAAAAAAGCCTTCGCGCAAAAGCTGGAAATGGCCCGGGCGGTGAAAGCCCACGGCTACCCGATGGTGCTGAACTTCGTCACCCATCGGCACAATATCGACAAGATCGACCGCATCATCGAGCTGTGCATCGCGCTGGAAGCGGACTTCGTCGAGCTTGCCACCTGCCAGTTCTACGGCTGGGCGCAGCTCAATCGCGTGGGTTTATTGCCCACCAAAGAACAGTTGGTGCGTGCCGAACGCATCACCAACGAATACCGCGCAAAGCTCGAAGCGCAAGGCCACCCGTGCAAACTGATCTTTGTGACCCCGGATTACTACGAGGAGCGCCCCAAAGCCTGCATGAACGGCTGGGGCAGTATTTTTCTGACGGTCACACCGGACGGCACCGCCCTGCCCTGCCACGGAGCCCGACAAATGCCGGTGCAGTTTCCCAATGTGCGCGACCACAGCATGCAGCACATCTGGTACGACTCCTTTGGCTTCAATCGCTTTCGCGGCTACGACTGGATGCCCGAGCCATGCCGTTCATGCGACGAAAAGGAAAAGGACTTCGGCGGCTGCCGTTGCCAGGCCTTCATGCTCACGGGCGACGCCAGCAATGCCGACCCCGTGTGCAGCAAGTCCGAACACCACGGCATCATCCTGCAAGCGCGGGAAGACGCCGAGCACGCCAGCCTGAGCATCGAGCAACTGGCCTTTCGCAATGAGCGCAACTCACGGCTCATCGCAAAAGGC
This region of Pseudomonas asgharzadehiana genomic DNA includes:
- the pqqB gene encoding pyrroloquinoline quinone biosynthesis protein PqqB yields the protein MFVQILGSAAGGGFPQWNCNCVNCAGFRDGSLRAQARTQSSIAISDDGVNWVLCNASPDIRAQLQAFAPMQPGRALRDTGIGAIILMDSQIDHTTGLLSLREGCPHQVWCTDMVHEDLSTGFPLFTMLTHWNGGLAWNRIELDASFSIPACPNLRFTPLPLRSAAPPYSPHRFDPHPGDNIGLIVEDLRTGGKLFYAPGLGKVDAPLLEIMAGSDCLLVDGTMWDDDEMQRRGVGTRTGREMGHLAQNGPGGMLEVLEQLPAQRKVLIHINNTNPILDEDSPERAELARRNVEVAYDGMSIEL
- the pqqC gene encoding pyrroloquinoline-quinone synthase PqqC yields the protein MTDTPLTPAEFEAALRAKGAFYHIHHPYHVAMYEGRASREQIQGWVANRFYYQVNIPLKDAAILANCPDREIRREWIQRLLDHDGAPGEDGGIEAWLRLGQAVGLDPDQLRSQELVLPGVRFAVDAYVNFARRASWQEAASSSLTELFAPQIHQSRLDSWPQHYPWIDPTGYEYFRTRLGQARRDVEHGLAITLQHYTTREGQDRMLEILQFKLDILWSMLDAMSMAYELKRPPYHSVTEQRVWHKGIAL
- the pqqD gene encoding pyrroloquinoline quinone biosynthesis peptide chaperone PqqD — translated: MSFDRSKIPTWRQGYRYQYEPAQKGHVLLYPEGMIKLNDSAALIGGLIDGERDVAAIIAKLDQQFPGVSELGDDIEQFMEVARAEHWITLA
- the pqqE gene encoding pyrroloquinoline quinone biosynthesis protein PqqE, whose product is MPEKPAIGLPLWLLAELTYRCPLQCPYCSNPLDFAEQGKELSTEQWIKVFREAREMGAAQLGFSGGEPLVRQDLAELIAEARKLGFYTNLITSGIGLTEQKISDFKKAGLDHIQISFQASDEQVNNLLAGSKKAFAQKLEMARAVKAHGYPMVLNFVTHRHNIDKIDRIIELCIALEADFVELATCQFYGWAQLNRVGLLPTKEQLVRAERITNEYRAKLEAQGHPCKLIFVTPDYYEERPKACMNGWGSIFLTVTPDGTALPCHGARQMPVQFPNVRDHSMQHIWYDSFGFNRFRGYDWMPEPCRSCDEKEKDFGGCRCQAFMLTGDASNADPVCSKSEHHGIILQAREDAEHASLSIEQLAFRNERNSRLIAKG